A single genomic interval of Streptococcus oralis subsp. dentisani harbors:
- a CDS encoding HAD-IC family P-type ATPase, which produces MKYLSSQDIKDRQRNISDIKPYKTTKEIVVSNIFTFFNAMNLALAVLVATTLRFENMLFLGVIAINTAIGIFQEVRSKNALEKLSLLGKSKYKVNRDGQTIEIDPEDIVLGEYLHLNLGDQVPVDAEVLEGNIEVDESLLTGESDSVFKTVGDKLMSGSNVVSGTCLVMATAVGPDSYINKLAKSSKEFKKYPSQLRDYMDKILKIVSILLVPVAILLYVRGFSLGRTYVEIVLGSSGALVGMIPEGLILLVSVSLAVATMKLAKKKVLVQELYCVETLARVDVLCFDKTGTITTGNMKVQEMDEKLAEKLSSYLAYFEDENATSRALKTYLTCEKKWKVQEVGAFSSKNKYSFVQVKEGGTYFFGAYEFLGFTQPMDAYYEDLKQQGFRILTLAYSKDQITSPANMELLGHVVLSDEIKDNTKETFDYFESQGVEVKIISGDNHVAVYGVARKAGFKEEARTIDMTKVSDDDFERVVLEHDIFGRVTPEQKEKMVTVLQNAGKTVAMSGDGVNDVLALKKADISFAMNGATSAAKSVSNIVFLTDDFAVFYDILMEGRRVINNIQKVASLFLTKTFFSIVFAILSVVFGLEFAFIPIQFTIISAITIGIPSFFLTFESNKEKVSTHFMRDILTNAAIGGGILVASVLLTNFFITVPGQVKFICFLLALINGLCLVAKVSLPFNRYKLVLLTFLSLGALVGVLANTFILQGAFVPLEATQMLYVAILAVVIGSFHYLTRRKS; this is translated from the coding sequence ATGAAGTATTTAAGTAGCCAAGACATCAAGGATCGTCAACGAAACATCAGCGACATTAAACCCTATAAAACAACCAAGGAAATCGTCGTTTCAAATATCTTTACCTTCTTTAATGCCATGAACTTGGCTCTGGCAGTTCTGGTAGCCACAACCTTGCGATTTGAGAATATGCTCTTTTTAGGCGTGATTGCTATCAATACAGCCATCGGGATTTTCCAAGAAGTGCGTTCAAAAAATGCTTTGGAAAAGCTAAGTTTGCTTGGTAAAAGTAAGTACAAGGTCAATCGAGATGGTCAAACGATTGAGATTGATCCAGAAGACATCGTACTGGGGGAATATCTGCATCTCAATCTGGGAGATCAGGTACCTGTCGATGCAGAAGTGCTTGAAGGGAATATTGAAGTGGATGAGTCCTTGCTGACTGGTGAGAGTGATTCGGTCTTTAAAACAGTTGGTGACAAGCTGATGAGCGGAAGCAATGTCGTCAGCGGTACTTGTCTGGTTATGGCAACGGCTGTGGGTCCAGATAGCTATATTAACAAACTTGCAAAATCCAGCAAGGAATTCAAAAAATACCCTTCTCAACTGCGCGATTATATGGATAAGATTTTAAAAATCGTCTCCATCTTGCTGGTGCCAGTTGCCATTCTGCTTTATGTCAGAGGTTTTAGTCTAGGACGGACTTATGTTGAGATTGTTTTGGGAAGTTCAGGCGCCTTGGTCGGCATGATTCCAGAGGGCTTGATTCTCCTGGTTAGCGTTTCCCTAGCAGTAGCGACTATGAAGCTGGCTAAAAAGAAGGTTCTGGTGCAGGAACTATACTGTGTAGAGACCTTGGCGCGAGTAGATGTTCTTTGTTTTGATAAGACAGGAACTATCACGACGGGGAATATGAAAGTCCAAGAAATGGATGAGAAGCTAGCAGAGAAACTGTCTTCTTATCTGGCTTATTTCGAGGATGAAAATGCGACTTCGCGAGCTCTGAAGACTTACTTAACCTGTGAGAAAAAGTGGAAAGTTCAAGAAGTCGGTGCCTTTTCAAGCAAAAACAAGTATTCCTTTGTCCAAGTAAAAGAGGGTGGGACCTATTTCTTTGGAGCCTATGAATTTCTAGGTTTTACCCAGCCGATGGATGCCTACTATGAAGATCTAAAACAGCAAGGTTTTCGAATCTTAACACTCGCTTATAGCAAGGACCAGATTACGAGTCCAGCCAATATGGAACTACTAGGCCATGTCGTTTTGTCAGATGAGATCAAGGACAATACCAAGGAAACCTTTGACTATTTCGAGTCACAAGGTGTTGAAGTGAAGATTATCAGTGGTGATAATCATGTGGCTGTATATGGGGTGGCTCGTAAAGCAGGTTTTAAGGAGGAAGCGCGGACGATTGATATGACCAAGGTGAGCGATGATGACTTTGAAAGAGTGGTCTTGGAACATGATATCTTTGGACGCGTTACACCTGAGCAGAAAGAAAAGATGGTGACCGTTTTGCAAAATGCTGGTAAAACAGTTGCCATGAGTGGTGACGGGGTCAATGATGTTCTGGCTCTCAAGAAAGCAGATATCAGTTTTGCTATGAATGGTGCTACTAGCGCAGCCAAAAGTGTATCCAATATTGTTTTTTTGACCGATGATTTTGCGGTATTTTATGATATCTTGATGGAAGGTCGCCGGGTCATCAATAACATCCAAAAGGTAGCCTCTCTCTTTCTAACAAAGACCTTCTTCTCCATCGTTTTTGCCATTTTGAGTGTGGTATTTGGTTTGGAATTTGCCTTTATCCCCATTCAGTTTACAATCATTTCAGCCATTACGATTGGGATTCCATCCTTCTTCCTAACTTTTGAGTCCAATAAAGAAAAGGTCAGCACACATTTTATGCGAGATATTTTGACCAATGCTGCGATTGGCGGTGGCATTCTAGTCGCTAGTGTTCTCTTGACGAACTTCTTTATCACTGTCCCAGGTCAGGTCAAATTTATTTGCTTCCTCCTTGCTCTGATCAATGGTCTATGCCTGGTTGCTAAGGTCAGCCTTCCCTTTAATCGATACAAGCTAGTCTTGCTCACGTTTTTGAGCCTTGGAGCTCTTGTTGGCGTACTTGCCAATACTTTTATCCTGCAAGGAGCTTTTGTGCCTTTAGAAGCCACTCAAATGCTCTATGTTGCCATTCTAGCAGTTGTAATTGGAAGCTTTCATTATCTTACTAGGAGAAAAAGTTGA
- the pepC gene encoding aminopeptidase C, with amino-acid sequence MNAIQESFTDKLFANYEANVKYQAIENAASHNGIFAALERRQSHVDNTPVFSLDLTKDKVTNQKASGRCWMFAALNTFRHKLISQYKLENFELSQAHTFFWDKYEKSNWFLEQVIATADQELTSRKVSFLLQTPQQDGGQWDMVVSLFEKYGVVPKSVYPESVSSSSSRELNAILNKLLRQDAQILRDLLASGADQATVQTKKEDLLQEIFNFLGMSLGLPPRKFDFAYRDKDDNYQSEKGITPQEFYKKYVNLPLEDYVSVINAPTADKPYGKSYTVEMLGNVVGSRAVRYINVPMERLKELAIAQMQTGETVWFGSDVGQLSNRKAGILATDVYDFESSMDIQLTQDKAGRLDYSESLMTHAMVLTGVDLDENGKSTKWKVENSWGDKVGTDGYFVASDAWMDEYTYQIVVRKELLTAEERAAYEAEPIVLAPWDPMGALAE; translated from the coding sequence ATGAACGCGATTCAAGAATCATTTACAGATAAACTATTTGCCAACTATGAAGCAAATGTCAAATACCAAGCGATCGAAAATGCTGCCAGCCACAATGGAATTTTTGCAGCCCTAGAGCGTCGCCAAAGCCATGTAGACAATACACCTGTTTTCTCATTGGATTTGACCAAGGACAAGGTAACCAATCAGAAAGCCTCTGGTCGTTGCTGGATGTTTGCAGCTCTCAACACCTTCCGCCACAAACTCATCTCTCAATACAAGCTTGAAAACTTTGAATTGTCACAAGCTCACACATTCTTCTGGGACAAGTACGAGAAATCCAACTGGTTCTTGGAGCAAGTCATTGCGACTGCAGACCAAGAATTGACGAGTCGCAAGGTTAGCTTCCTACTCCAAACTCCTCAACAAGATGGTGGTCAATGGGATATGGTCGTTTCCCTCTTTGAGAAATACGGTGTCGTTCCTAAGTCTGTTTATCCTGAGTCTGTTTCATCTAGCAGCAGCCGTGAGCTCAATGCCATCCTTAATAAATTGCTTCGTCAAGATGCTCAAATCTTGCGTGACTTGCTCGCTTCTGGTGCAGACCAAGCGACTGTTCAAACAAAGAAAGAAGACCTCTTGCAAGAAATCTTTAACTTCCTTGGAATGTCTTTAGGACTTCCACCACGTAAATTTGACTTTGCTTATCGTGATAAGGATGATAATTACCAAAGTGAAAAGGGTATCACACCACAAGAATTTTACAAGAAATATGTTAATCTTCCTCTAGAAGACTACGTTTCTGTTATCAATGCTCCAACTGCTGACAAGCCTTACGGCAAATCTTATACAGTTGAGATGTTGGGAAATGTCGTCGGTAGCCGTGCAGTTCGCTACATCAACGTTCCAATGGAACGCTTGAAAGAATTGGCGATTGCCCAAATGCAAACAGGAGAAACTGTTTGGTTTGGTTCAGATGTCGGCCAGCTCAGCAACCGCAAAGCTGGAATCCTTGCGACAGATGTTTATGACTTTGAATCAAGCATGGATATTCAACTCACTCAAGACAAGGCTGGACGTTTGGACTACAGCGAAAGTTTGATGACCCACGCCATGGTCTTGACAGGTGTGGATTTGGATGAAAATGGCAAGTCAACCAAGTGGAAGGTTGAAAACTCATGGGGAGACAAGGTCGGTACAGATGGTTACTTCGTTGCCTCAGATGCTTGGATGGATGAATACACTTACCAAATCGTTGTCCGTAAGGAATTGCTGACAGCAGAAGAACGGGCTGCTTATGAAGCAGAACCAATCGTACTTGCACCATGGGATCCAATGGGTGCCTTGGCAGAATAA
- a CDS encoding pseudouridine synthase codes for MRLDKFLVACAVGSRTEVKNLLKAGRVTVNGKKEKLAKLQIDEERDEIRFDGQVLEYEEFVYYMMNKPQGVISATEDSKHRTVLDWLDDYARAKEVFPVGRLDIDTHGLLLLTNNGQLAHALLSPKRHVDKTYLAQVEGIMTQEDVETFAKGIPLKDFTCQPAKLEIVSIDTEKNQSLVRVTIAEGKFHQVKRMVSYCGKEVVDLQRLTMGTLVLDENLQRGEWRRLTKEELEELLASIA; via the coding sequence ATGAGATTAGATAAATTTTTAGTTGCCTGCGCTGTAGGGAGTCGAACTGAGGTCAAAAACTTGCTCAAGGCTGGGCGCGTGACAGTAAATGGTAAAAAAGAAAAGTTAGCAAAACTGCAGATTGATGAAGAAAGAGATGAGATTCGCTTTGATGGCCAAGTGCTGGAGTATGAAGAGTTTGTCTACTACATGATGAACAAGCCCCAAGGCGTTATTTCAGCGACTGAGGATTCCAAGCACAGAACAGTTTTAGACTGGTTAGATGACTATGCTCGCGCCAAGGAAGTTTTTCCAGTGGGTCGCTTGGATATCGATACGCATGGTCTCCTACTTTTGACTAATAATGGCCAGCTGGCCCATGCGCTGCTTTCGCCTAAACGTCATGTGGATAAGACCTATCTGGCGCAAGTCGAGGGCATCATGACCCAAGAAGATGTGGAGACATTTGCCAAGGGCATTCCGCTTAAGGACTTTACCTGCCAGCCAGCTAAGCTGGAGATTGTTTCTATCGATACAGAAAAGAATCAAAGTTTGGTTCGTGTAACCATTGCTGAAGGGAAGTTCCATCAGGTCAAGCGTATGGTATCCTACTGTGGCAAGGAAGTGGTGGACCTACAACGTTTGACTATGGGAACTCTGGTCTTGGATGAGAACTTGCAACGAGGAGAATGGCGTCGTCTGACCAAGGAGGAGTTAGAGGAGCTTCTTGCTAGTATTGCTTAG
- a CDS encoding GlsB/YeaQ/YmgE family stress response membrane protein encodes MLGSMFVGLLVGLLAGALTNRGESMGCFGKMFLGWIGAFLGHLLFGTWGPILAGTAVIPAVLGAMLVLAIFWRRGS; translated from the coding sequence ATGCTTGGAAGTATGTTTGTTGGTCTCCTAGTGGGGCTCTTAGCAGGTGCTTTGACCAATCGCGGAGAGAGCATGGGATGCTTTGGAAAAATGTTTCTCGGCTGGATTGGTGCCTTTCTGGGGCATCTGCTCTTTGGAACTTGGGGACCAATTTTAGCGGGAACAGCTGTTATTCCTGCCGTTTTGGGAGCCATGCTTGTCTTAGCTATCTTCTGGAGACGAGGAAGTTAG
- a CDS encoding aminopeptidase: protein MVLPNFKENLEKYAKLLVANGINVQPGHTLALSIDVEQRELAHLIVKEAYALGAHEVIVQWTDDVINREKFLHAPMERLDNVPEYKIAEMNYLLENKASRLGVRSSDPGALNGVDADKLSASAKAMGLAMKPMRIATQSNKVSWTVAAAAGLEWAKKVFPNAASDEEAVDLLWDQIFKTCRVYEEDPVKAWEEHAAILKSKADMLNKEQFSALHYTAPGTDLTLGLPKNHVWESAGAINAQGEGFLPNMPTEEVFTAPDFRRADGYVTSTKPLSYNGNIIEGIKVTFKDGQIVDITAKKGDQVMKDLVFENVGARALGECALVPDPSPISQSGITFFNTLFDENASNHLAIGAAYATSVVGGAEMSEEELEAAGLNRSDVHVDFMIGSNQMDIDGIREDGTRVPLFRNGNWAV, encoded by the coding sequence ATGGTTTTACCAAATTTTAAAGAAAATCTAGAAAAATATGCGAAATTATTGGTTGCGAATGGAATCAACGTGCAACCTGGTCACACCTTGGCTCTTTCTATCGATGTGGAGCAACGTGAGTTGGCGCATTTGATCGTGAAAGAAGCCTATGCCTTGGGTGCGCATGAGGTCATCGTTCAGTGGACAGATGATGTGATCAACCGTGAGAAATTCCTCCACGCGCCGATGGAGCGTTTGGACAATGTGCCAGAATACAAGATTGCTGAGATGAACTATCTCTTGGAAAACAAGGCTAGCCGTCTCGGTGTCCGTTCATCTGATCCAGGTGCCTTGAACGGAGTGGATGCGGACAAGCTTTCAGCTTCTGCAAAAGCGATGGGACTCGCTATGAAGCCGATGCGCATCGCAACTCAATCCAACAAGGTTAGCTGGACTGTAGCAGCTGCAGCAGGGCTTGAGTGGGCTAAGAAGGTCTTTCCAAATGCTGCGAGCGATGAAGAAGCAGTCGATCTCCTTTGGGACCAAATCTTCAAAACTTGTCGTGTCTATGAAGAAGATCCAGTTAAGGCTTGGGAAGAGCATGCAGCTATCCTTAAGAGCAAGGCAGATATGCTTAATAAGGAGCAATTCTCAGCCCTTCACTACACAGCGCCAGGGACAGATTTGACACTTGGTTTGCCAAAGAACCACGTTTGGGAATCAGCTGGTGCTATCAATGCGCAAGGAGAAGGATTCTTGCCAAATATGCCGACAGAAGAAGTCTTTACGGCCCCTGACTTCCGTCGTGCAGATGGTTATGTAACTTCTACAAAACCACTTAGCTATAACGGCAATATCATCGAAGGGATTAAAGTAACCTTCAAGGATGGTCAAATCGTTGACATTACTGCTAAAAAGGGTGATCAGGTCATGAAAGACCTTGTCTTTGAAAATGTGGGCGCGCGTGCCTTGGGTGAGTGTGCCTTGGTACCAGATCCAAGTCCAATTTCACAGTCAGGCATTACCTTCTTTAACACGCTTTTCGATGAGAATGCTTCAAACCACTTGGCTATAGGTGCAGCCTATGCGACCAGCGTTGTTGGTGGGGCAGAGATGAGCGAAGAAGAGCTTGAAGCTGCAGGACTGAACCGTTCAGATGTTCACGTGGACTTTATGATTGGGTCGAATCAAATGGATATTGATGGTATTCGTGAGGATGGAACACGTGTACCGCTCTTCCGCAATGGAAACTGGGCTGTTTAA
- a CDS encoding PolC-type DNA polymerase III — translation MSSKFEILMNQLGISDQLRQDPALVDASIERVVVHKISKVWEFHFVFSKILPIEIFLELKKGLSEEFSKTGNQAVFEIKALSQEFSNELLQAYYKEAFSEGPCASQGFKSLYQNLQVRAEGNQLFIEGSEAIDKEHFKKNHLPNLAKQLEKFGFPVFVCQIEKNDALTQEQEEAFHTENEQIVQAANEEALRAMEQLEQMAPPPVEEKTAFDFQAKKAAAKPKLDKAEVTQMIDVTTEENRLVFEGVVFDVEHKVTRTGRVLINFKMTDYSSSFSMQKWVKNEEEAQKFDIIKKNSWLRVRGNVEMNNFTRDLTMNVQDVQEVVHYERKDLMPEGERRVEFHAHTNMSTMDALPEVEEIVATAAKWGHKAVAITDHGNVQSFPHGYKAAKKAGIQLIYGMEANIVEDRVPIVYNEVEMDLSEATYVVFDVETTGLSAIYNDLIQVAASKMYKGNVIAEFDEFINPGHPLSAFTTELTGITDDHVKNAKPLEQVLQEFQEFCKDTVLVAHNATFDVGFMNANYERHGLPKISQPVIDTLEFARNLYPEYKRHGLGPLTKRFGVALEHHHMANYDAEATGRLLFIFIKDVADKHGVKDLARLNIDLISPDSYKKARIKHATIYVKNQVGLKNIFKLVSLSNTKYFEGVPRIPRTVLDAHREGLILGSACSEGEVFDAVVSQGVDAAIEVAKYYDFIEVMPPAIYAPLIAKEQVKDMEELQTIIKSLIEVGDRLGKPVLATGNVHYIEPEEEIYREIIVRSLGQGAMINRTIGHGEHAQPAPLPKAHFRTTNEMLDEFAFLGEELARKLVIENTNALAEIFEPVEVVKGDLYTPFIDKAEETVAELTYKKAFEIYGNPLPDIVDLRIEKELTSILGNGFAVIYLASQMLVQRSNERGYLVGSRGSVGSSFVATMIGITEVNPLSPHYVCGQCQYSEFITDGSYGSGFDMPNKDCPKCGHKLSKNGQDIPFETFLGFDGDKVPDIDLNFSGEDQPSAHLDVRDIFGEEYAFRAGTVGTVAAKTAYGFVKGYERDYGKFYRDAEVERLAQGAAGVKRTTGQHPGGIVVIPNYMDVYDFTPVQYPADDVTAEWQTTHFNFHDIDENVLKLDVLGHDDPTMIRKLQDLSGIDPNEIPMDDEGVMALFSGTEVLGVTPEQIGTPTGMLGIPEFGTNFVRGMVDETHPTTFAELLQLSGLSHGTDVWLGNAQDLIKQGIADLSTVIGCRDDIMVYLMHAGLDPKMAFTIMERVRKGLWLKISEEERNGYIEAMKANKVPEWYIESCGKIKYMFPKAHAAAYVMMALRVAYFKVHHPIYYYCAYFSIRAKAFDIKTMGAGLDAIKRRMAEIAEKRKNNEASNVEIDLYTTLEIVNEMWERGFKFGKLDLYRSDATEFLIDGDTLIPPFVAMDGLGENVAKQLVRARQEGEFLSKTELRKRGGLSSTLVEKMDEMGILGNMPEDNQLSLFDELF, via the coding sequence ATGTCAAGTAAGTTTGAAATTTTAATGAATCAACTAGGAATCTCTGATCAGCTAAGACAGGATCCTGCTCTCGTTGATGCAAGCATTGAGCGTGTCGTGGTTCATAAAATTAGTAAGGTATGGGAATTTCATTTTGTATTTTCTAAAATTTTACCTATCGAAATTTTTCTAGAGTTAAAGAAGGGGTTGAGTGAGGAATTTTCTAAGACAGGCAATCAAGCTGTTTTTGAAATCAAGGCTCTTTCTCAAGAATTTTCTAATGAACTCTTGCAGGCCTACTATAAGGAGGCTTTTTCTGAAGGTCCGTGTGCTAGCCAAGGGTTCAAATCTCTTTATCAGAATCTGCAAGTTCGTGCGGAGGGTAATCAACTCTTTATTGAAGGTTCAGAGGCGATTGATAAGGAACACTTTAAGAAGAATCATCTTCCTAACTTAGCAAAGCAACTTGAGAAATTTGGTTTCCCTGTTTTTGTTTGCCAGATAGAAAAGAATGATGCCCTTACACAAGAGCAGGAGGAAGCTTTCCATACGGAGAATGAGCAGATCGTTCAAGCTGCCAACGAAGAAGCTTTGCGGGCTATGGAACAACTAGAACAAATGGCCCCTCCTCCAGTAGAAGAGAAAACAGCTTTTGATTTTCAAGCGAAAAAGGCTGCAGCTAAGCCAAAATTAGATAAGGCTGAAGTTACCCAGATGATCGATGTGACAACTGAGGAAAATCGTTTGGTCTTTGAAGGGGTAGTCTTTGATGTCGAGCATAAAGTGACCAGAACAGGTCGTGTCTTGATTAACTTTAAGATGACGGACTATAGTTCAAGTTTCTCTATGCAAAAATGGGTTAAGAATGAAGAAGAAGCTCAGAAGTTTGACATCATTAAGAAAAATTCTTGGCTCCGTGTTCGTGGAAATGTGGAGATGAATAACTTTACACGCGATTTGACCATGAACGTGCAGGATGTGCAGGAAGTTGTTCACTATGAGCGGAAGGATTTAATGCCAGAAGGTGAGCGTCGGGTTGAGTTTCATGCTCATACTAATATGTCGACTATGGATGCTCTGCCAGAGGTAGAGGAGATCGTTGCGACAGCTGCTAAGTGGGGACACAAGGCGGTTGCCATCACCGACCATGGAAATGTCCAGTCCTTCCCACATGGCTATAAGGCAGCCAAGAAAGCGGGAATCCAGCTGATTTATGGAATGGAAGCTAATATTGTTGAAGATCGAGTTCCTATCGTTTACAACGAAGTGGAGATGGACTTGTCAGAAGCGACCTATGTAGTTTTTGACGTGGAAACGACAGGACTTTCAGCTATCTATAATGACCTGATTCAGGTTGCGGCTTCTAAGATGTACAAGGGGAATGTTATTGCCGAATTTGATGAATTTATCAATCCTGGGCATCCCTTGTCAGCTTTTACTACTGAGTTGACTGGAATTACAGATGATCATGTCAAAAATGCTAAACCACTGGAACAAGTTTTGCAAGAATTCCAAGAATTCTGCAAGGATACGGTCCTAGTCGCCCACAATGCGACCTTTGACGTTGGCTTTATGAATGCCAATTATGAGCGTCATGGTTTGCCTAAGATTAGCCAGCCAGTCATTGATACGCTAGAGTTTGCCAGAAACCTCTATCCTGAGTATAAACGTCATGGTTTGGGCCCTTTGACCAAGCGCTTTGGAGTGGCTCTGGAGCACCACCACATGGCCAACTACGATGCGGAAGCTACTGGTCGTTTGCTCTTTATCTTTATCAAGGATGTAGCAGACAAACATGGTGTGAAGGATTTGGCTAGGTTAAATATTGATCTAATCAGTCCAGACTCTTATAAAAAAGCTCGGATCAAGCATGCGACGATTTATGTCAAGAATCAGGTAGGTCTAAAAAATATCTTTAAACTGGTTTCTTTGTCCAATACTAAGTACTTTGAAGGAGTGCCACGGATTCCTAGAACGGTTCTAGATGCCCATCGGGAAGGTTTGATTTTAGGCTCAGCTTGCTCGGAGGGTGAAGTTTTTGACGCGGTTGTTTCCCAAGGTGTGGATGCGGCGATTGAGGTGGCCAAGTATTATGACTTTATCGAGGTCATGCCACCTGCCATCTATGCGCCATTAATTGCTAAGGAGCAGGTCAAGGATATGGAGGAACTCCAGACCATTATCAAGAGTTTGATAGAGGTTGGAGACCGTCTTGGCAAGCCTGTTCTGGCTACGGGAAATGTTCACTATATCGAACCGGAAGAAGAGATTTACCGTGAAATTATCGTCCGTAGTTTGGGCCAGGGGGCTATGATTAACCGAACCATCGGTCATGGTGAACATGCCCAACCAGCTCCTCTTCCGAAAGCTCATTTTCGAACAACCAATGAGATGTTGGATGAATTTGCCTTTTTGGGCGAGGAACTGGCTCGTAAACTGGTTATTGAAAACACCAATGCCTTGGCAGAAATTTTTGAGCCTGTTGAGGTTGTTAAGGGTGACTTGTACACGCCTTTCATCGACAAGGCGGAAGAAACGGTCGCTGAGCTAACCTATAAGAAAGCTTTTGAAATTTATGGAAATCCGCTGCCAGATATTGTTGATTTGCGGATTGAAAAAGAATTGACTTCTATTCTGGGGAATGGATTTGCCGTGATTTATCTGGCATCGCAGATGCTGGTGCAACGTTCCAATGAACGGGGCTACTTGGTTGGTTCTCGTGGGTCTGTTGGGTCCAGTTTTGTTGCGACTATGATCGGAATTACGGAGGTTAATCCTCTCTCTCCTCACTATGTCTGTGGTCAGTGTCAGTACAGTGAGTTTATCACCGATGGTTCTTATGGTTCAGGTTTTGATATGCCCAACAAGGACTGTCCAAAGTGTGGTCATAAACTTAGCAAAAATGGACAGGATATTCCTTTCGAGACCTTCCTTGGTTTTGATGGGGACAAGGTTCCCGATATTGACTTGAACTTCTCGGGAGAAGACCAGCCTAGTGCCCACTTGGATGTACGTGATATCTTTGGTGAGGAATATGCCTTCCGTGCAGGAACGGTTGGTACGGTGGCTGCTAAGACTGCCTATGGATTTGTCAAGGGCTATGAGCGGGACTATGGGAAGTTTTATCGTGATGCAGAGGTGGAACGCCTCGCTCAGGGTGCGGCTGGTGTCAAGCGGACAACAGGACAACACCCGGGAGGAATCGTTGTTATTCCGAACTACATGGATGTCTACGACTTTACGCCTGTCCAGTATCCAGCAGATGACGTGACGGCTGAATGGCAGACGACTCACTTTAACTTCCACGATATCGATGAGAACGTCCTCAAGCTTGATGTGCTGGGGCATGATGATCCGACCATGATTCGGAAACTTCAGGACTTGTCTGGTATTGACCCCAATGAAATTCCTATGGATGACGAAGGTGTGATGGCACTCTTTTCTGGAACGGAAGTTTTAGGTGTGACACCTGAGCAAATCGGTACTCCGACAGGCATGCTGGGAATACCAGAGTTTGGAACCAATTTCGTACGTGGGATGGTCGATGAAACCCATCCGACAACCTTTGCGGAATTGCTTCAGCTATCTGGTCTGTCCCACGGTACCGATGTCTGGTTGGGAAATGCTCAGGATTTGATTAAGCAAGGGATTGCTGACCTATCAACCGTTATCGGTTGTCGGGACGACATCATGGTTTACCTTATGCACGCAGGTCTAGATCCAAAGATGGCCTTTACTATCATGGAACGGGTACGTAAGGGATTGTGGTTGAAGATTTCTGAAGAGGAACGAAATGGCTACATCGAAGCCATGAAGGCCAATAAGGTGCCTGAATGGTATATCGAGTCCTGTGGAAAAATCAAGTACATGTTCCCCAAAGCCCACGCGGCAGCCTACGTTATGATGGCCCTTCGCGTAGCCTACTTCAAGGTTCACCATCCCATTTATTATTACTGCGCTTACTTCTCTATCCGCGCCAAGGCCTTTGATATCAAGACCATGGGTGCGGGCTTGGATGCTATCAAGCGCAGAATGGCAGAAATCGCTGAAAAACGGAAGAACAATGAAGCCTCTAATGTAGAAATTGACCTTTACACAACACTTGAAATCGTCAATGAAATGTGGGAACGTGGTTTCAAATTTGGCAAGCTCGATCTATACCGTAGTGATGCGACCGAATTCCTCATCGATGGCGACACCCTCATTCCGCCATTTGTAGCAATGGATGGTCTTGGAGAGAACGTTGCCAAGCAACTGGTACGTGCGCGCCAAGAGGGCGAATTCCTCTCTAAAACGGAACTCCGCAAACGTGGTGGACTTTCCTCAACCTTGGTTGAAAAGATGGATGAAATGGGTATTCTTGGCAATATGCCAGAGGATAATCAGCTGAGTTTGTTTGATGAGTTGTTTTAA